One Nitrospira sp. genomic window, AGTCCATCGCGTCGGCGACGGTCGCCAGTATCGGAATCATTTTTGTGAGCGGTAGGAGATTGGGTTTCCGCGACCACTGCTTGAGCGTGGTGCCCTGCAGCATCTCCATGGCGATGTAACCGAGGTCGTCTTCTTCCCCGGCGTCGAAGATCGTGACAATATTGGGGTGAGACAATCGCCCGGTGGATTCGGCTTCCTGAAAAAACCGAGTTTTCACTTCCTGCAGTTTATCGTGGTCGTCGATCTCGTCGAGCCGCATGGTCTTGATCGCCACGAATCGCTGGATCGTCGGATCTTTTCCCAGATACACCACCCCCATTGAGCCGCGCCCTAACTCCTTGAACACCTTATACCGACCGAGAGTACTGGGTGGACCGTTCTGTGTGGTGTGGATGGGCGTTGCGGCCCCGGACTCGCTCTGTTCTTGCTCCGAGTCGATATTGTCAGTGTTTTCGGCAGACGCTCCCGGTTCTTGGTGTCGAGTCGATTGCACAGGTTGTACAAAGAAACGGCGAAGATCCTTGAGATGCAGAAGCCAGGCAGCAGTGATCCAGATCCCACTCAGCGTCAATGCTGCGGTATACGCTAGGGCATAGCGTGTGGGGCCTACAGAGGCGCGAAGCACAAGCTCGGTAACCCGGATGGTCTTATCTGTCACGATCACCATGAACAGGGTGGTGACCGGAGGGACCAGTTGTCGCAGAAACGAGAAACCTCGTCCGTTATCCGGCATCTGGGAAAATGCACGGAGCGAAAGCATGCAGAGTGCGACCAGCCCTATTCCTTCGGCAATGAAGCGAATGGTTTGAGAACTCGTCAAGCCGAACAGCGAGAGGGGAAGCGACTCCGCCGCCGGCAGTTTGCTCAGTACGGGACCGGCCAAAAGTATGGCCAGTGTGACAAGCACATATTGAAGGGTCCAGCTCGACGCGTTGACCATGGGTGACGAGATCAAAAGGTAGTCAGAGTCTAGCGAATACTGAAGGAGAGTCAATGGATTGGGGGAAATATGCGGGGGATATCGCGCTAGAGTCGTCCAGCGGCTTCCTTCATCTTGGGAAGCAGTGAGGCTGGAATGTGTAGTGTGCCCTTCCCGATGCCGACTTCGATGTCGGGTTTTGTGAGGCCATGAAAGTCGCTTCCGCCAGTGACTAAGAGGCCGAGTTGTTGGGCTAGGCTAAGGTATTCTCGAGTCTGTCGCGCGGCATGTGTGCTATAGTAGACCTCTACACCGTCGAGCCCGTCGGCTTTGAGCTGTCTAACCAGATCAACCAGCGGTTGCCCCGCAACTTTGACCCATGTCGGGTGAGCCAGAACGGCAAGCCCTCGAGCTGCCTTGATCCAGCAAATGGCTTCGGCAGGGCTCGGGAGTTCCCGAGGAACGTAGGCCGGTTTACCCTCAGCAAGAAAGCGATCAAAGGCTTCTTTGGCAGACGCAACGACGTGTTTGTCCATTAAGGCACGGGCAATGTGCGGTCTACCAACCGAATCGCTGCCGGCGAGTGCGCGGACTTCATCGTACGTAATGTCGATTCCGAGGGTCTGCAGACGTTCGATGATCTGTGGATTTCGGCGGTGACGCCCGTCCCGCAGAGTCTTCAGGCGAGCAAGCAGGTCAGGATCCTGCTGATCAAGAAAGTACCCCAGGACGTGCAACTCAGAGTTGCCGGTAAACGAGCTGATTTCCACCCCAGGTATGATCTCGATTCCACACTGTTGTCCGGCTGTCATGGCCTCAGGGACACCCGTCATGATGTCGTGATCGGTGATCGCCAAGGCCGTCACCCCTGCTTGGTGCGCCATGTTGACCACCTCAGTGGGCGTACAACTTCCGTCAGAGTGGGTGGTATGCAGATGAAGGTCCAGGCGGCTCATGTCGATGGCTCTGGAGTAAAGGATTTCTGCGCAACAAGTTGGGCGGTGTAGACGGATTCCGACTCGCTCGTTCCTTCGTGGAGCCCTTCGTCATAATGGAGAATGCGGAGGCCGGATGTGAGGCGTAGGAGTTCACTATGTGTAAGGCAAAACTCTCGACGTTTTGGATGCTGGCGCTGGACGTGGTTTTCGAGTGTGAAAGTTTCATACAGCAACATCCCGCCGGGCTTGAGCGCGTCAATGAGAGAGGGGAAGAGGGGGCGGTGTAGGTAAAAGAAGACGACAATGGCATCGTACGCTTCGTGTCCGAGATGCGGCTCTTGCAGCGGTTGTTGCTCCAGATCGAGCACTCGCGAACTGATACCGGTGAGGTGTCGTATTCGTGCGCTAGACGAAAGGCGTGCGAGGGCCTGTTCATCGCGATCGACCGCGTCGACCTGGTAGCCCAGCGAGGCGAGGAATAGTGCGTGACGCCCGCTGCCGGAGGCCACATCGAGGACTCTGCCTTTGGGAAGCCGTTGAAGTTGCTGGACGAGAAACCGGGTTGGTGGTGGATCTGCTCGCAGGATGTGCTGTGTGAACCGTGTACGTTCAATGCTGATCCCGACAGAACGGGTCACGTTGGAGATCGGAGGATGCAGCTTCCTCAGCCACAACTTGATATGATCGATCGGGAATTCATCAAACAGGGCTGCCATTAGTCGTTCCGCCAGAGTTTCCAGCAGCTGTGACTCCTGAGCGGTCCCGATGTCGACGACTCGCTGCGCCACTTTCGCGTAGTCGATCGTGTGAACAAGATCGTCGGATAATCCTGCTGCTTCCAGTCGACAGTCCAATTCCAAATCGAGCGCGAGGGGTTGTGGGCGCGCGCGTTCCTCAGGCGTTACGCCGCAGCGGCTGCGGAACTCCAATCGTTCGATGACGACATGTCCACTCATGTTGTGCATTGTCGAAGATCGGAATTCAGGCTGTCAAGCGAAGAGGAGCACGTTGAGGGCAAGAGGCGCGCAGCCGATGATGGTTAGACGAAGTACCGACTGGTGTCGAATTTGTGCTCCGTGTTGTCGACCAATCGAATGATGCTATGGCGGTACTCGCCGGTGTCGTCCTTCTCGGTCAAATCCAACTCGGGTCCGTTGTCGATGGGAGTGCCTTGCGCATCGGTGATGACCTTGACGATCGGCCGTTCGCTCTCGGTGATATCGGCGGCAGGTTTGAGTACGACGGCGAATGCGTCGGAATCGAGGACGACCAGGCTTCCGATCGGAATGATTCCCACGCAGTTGACGAACAGTTTGAGCAAGGTCGCGTCAAAACTTTTCCCAGATTTCCCAAGCATCATATTGAGTACTTTTGAGGGAGACATCGGTTCTCGGCGGTAGACACGGGACGATGTCATGGCATCGTAACAATCGGCGATCGTCAGAATGCGCCCCGTCAGGGAGAGTTTCCACGGTGTCTTTAATTTGGGATAGCCGGAATAGTCCAAGTTCATGTGGTGTTCGAAGGATGCTGCGGCCATGCGGGTTGGAAGATTGGTGATGCCGCGTAACTGCGTGAGGCTCAAGACTCCTTCCGTGGGGTGGTTGCGCATCATCATCCACTCGTCTTCCGTAAACTCACCTGGTTTATTCAAGACTTCCAGGGGAATGGTTGATTTTCCCATGTCGTGAAACAACGCAGCTAAGCCGAGATCAGCGAGCTCGATTTTCGGATAGCCGGCTCTGTTTGCAAGCGCAATGGAAAGGAGCGAGACGTTGACAGAGTGGTTATGGGTATATTGATCGTGGCAGCGAAGCGTGGTAAGGCCCAGCATGATTGACTCGTCCTGCATCATCAGGTCGACGATATTTTGAATGGCACGTTTTGCCTGCTTAAAGCTCAAAGCTTTGCCATCGCGAGACGACTGCGTCAGACTGCCGACCGCATCGGCGGCTTTGCCATACGCAGTTTTTGAGCGTACTTTGTGTTGAGCTTTCGAATTTCTGTTTTCTGGAAGATCTTCTCGTAGGTTGAGTACTCGAGGGTCTTTCAGTTCGATGCCGGCCACGGCCAGGGTGAGCAATTCCTGTCGGAAGTCCTCGATTGATTTTGTGGCCGGGTCTAGAGTGACGAAGAGGTGGGCGAACTCTCGAAGGTCTTTGGAGGAGGCCGAAGAGGAAAATGTTAGGCCGCCGATCTTCCACTTTTTCAAGGCATCAAGAACGCTTGAGACGACCAGCATTTGTTGGGCCGTCACTTTCAGATGGTTCTCGCCGAGGAAGAGGAAATCGTCCTGTACCCATAAGGTGACCGCTTGGTCGTGGGCGAGGGTTTCAATGAGGGTCAACATCGTTTCAACGGGTTTGTCGAGAGCGGCGTTGGCGCGGCCATGAATTTTTGACGTTTTGATCAGTGTATTTAATTGTGTGATGAGCTGGAATCCCAGTATCACCAACTGTTGGTCGAGGATGTCTCCGGCTTCTGACCCTTGGCCGATCTTCCGCGACAACGACTTTTCATGTGTCAGGAGTGGCTGGCTATGATCTTGGCTGGCCGGGGTTTGCAGAGACTGTGACTGGCCTTCTTTCACGATCGTGTTTCCTAGGGTGTGGAACTGGCTGAGGGGAGGCTGCGTTGTAGACGTTGAGCTTGCAACAATGCTGCGGCACAGGCCTGACGAACTGCGGCACTTCCCTTTTTAGCCCCAAGGGATAGAGCGGCGATGGCGGTAGGGGTGGCGAGCTTTCCAAGCGTTTCTGCTCCCAAGACCGCCAATTCTTCCTTTTTCTTCCGATTCGTCCACGCCCATTCGGTCAGGAGACCTTGCCAATAGGGAACCGCTTCGTCGCCGCACGTGGCGCGAACAGCCTGAAAGACTGCTCGTCTCTCACTGATAGGGCGTTCCACAAATCCTTCTTCCAACAGAAGAGGGGACCATTGGGAGAAGGGAACGGTGTACTGGCCGGACATGAGCAGCTTGAGCGCAGCAAAGCGAACTCCATCATCTTCATCGGTTGAGAGGGAGACGAGTTTCGATCCATTGCCATTGGGTCGGAACAGGCCGAGGGCGCGGATGACTTCTCGACGAACCTGCGCGTCAGGATACCGGGTTAATCGTTCAATCGAATCGGCGAACTTGGGATTGTTCCATTTGATGAGAATTGAAAGCAGATGACGAACATACCCTGGTCTACGATCTGATAGCCCTCGCAACAAGGAATCGGGTTGGTCCTTCGCAAGGGTTACAAGGACTTCGGCCACGATGGCTTGGTGGATCGGTGAGGTGAGGCTCGCGAGAAGCGAACAGAGTGAGGGGACGGCATCCGTCTTCATCAGTAGTAAGATGGCAGAGAGCCCGTTCACATCGGCGTCTGGGCTTCGGTTGAGATAGCCTTCGATTACCTTCACCCGTTCTGTGCGACCGAGTCCATCGAGGAGCGAGGCTAACTGATGTTTGTGTTCTTCGCTCAGGTCTGGCCGAAGGGCGTCCGTTTCGTGAAGGAGATTTAAGACGTTCTCCAATATCGTCCATTTACCTTCGCTCAGAAGAGATTCCACAATGGTGCCCCACAGACTGAAGAGTTTCGTCAGCAACGCGGGAGACTTCTCTGAGACGAGAATTGCAGTCAACATGTCCAGGATATATATGAGACTATCTTGCTTTCGCTCCGCTTCGATCTCTTGTGCGAGGCCGGCCAGTTCTTGTTCCGTGACCTCATAGCCTGCAAGCCCAGACTGGAAGCGATTTTTGGTGTTTCCAGAACCACTGCTCTCAGCGGCGATCCCTTCTTTGCCCTGCTTTTTGCGTTCTCGCTCTCGATCCAGCAACTCTCTGAGCGTTGAATCGGACGAACTCATGCTGCTGGAAAGGCTGTTGTTCCCTACCGACGACTTTGAGAGTTCTTCGGCCGTTGTGAGCGTGATCGTCGAGAGATTTCGAGCCCATAGGCGTGTGACGATATCATCGTCGTCCTCATTCGAATCGACGTTGCTCCACAAGGATGCAAGGAAGAGCGACAGCTCCTCTTGCCTGAGTCCTTCGTGTAGAACAAGTTCTCGGATGCCGTCACCGTACAGTTTGAAGGCGAGACTCTCGCTTCCTCCATCGTGCTCTGCCTGGTACACGACAACGTCCTTGCACAGCAACTCGGATCGTTGAACAAGGAAAGCCAGTCGTGAATACGTCGTGAGGTGGTTGGTCAATTCTTCGAATAGCTGCTGTGTAAATTTCTGAGCAACGGGGTTTGTTGAGCCGTACGTCCGGTTCGATTTGGCCGTCTTGTCCAGTAGTTTTAAGACACGTTTGACGGAGACAATTTCTGGATCTTCAGCCGTGCGTGCGGCGACTGCGGCGGCCATCATGTCCTGAGCTGTTTTGAGGTCCGTCGTCATAGGTTAGACCTACCGGCAGATCGAAGATTCGTCAAGGAAATCGCCGTTCTCTGCAGTCGTACGACTCCGAATACGTACGTGATCCAATGGCTTGTTTGCCACGAGTGGCATCGGTAGAATCGAGCCGCACATGAGTAGAATGAGTAGGACTCCCCTTGTGATCTGTTTTGGCGATAGCCTGACAGCAGGCTTTCAGTCGCCGACACGAGACAACCCAACCGGGCGGGAGACTCCGTACGGACAGTTTCTCCAATCCCTTGTTAGCGATGAGGTGCAAGTCTGTATTTCCGGGATCTGCGGTGAGTTGACCGGCGAAATGGTCATGCGGTTCCCGCGGGATGTGCTCAATCATCAACCGGGTTATGTCTCGATTCTTGGTGGCACGAACGATTTGGGATGGAATGCGTCACCATCCGAAATCATAGCCAATCTCATCAAGATGTACGAACAGACCCTGGCGATGGGTGCGGTTCCGATTCCTGTGACGGTGCCTTCGATTCGAGTGGAAGATGCTTCGGGTAGCCGTGAGGGGCAGGAATGGATTGCTGAGCACCTTAGCCGTCGATATGAATTGAATAAGCTGATTCAAGATTACGCTGGCTCCAAGGGTCTTGCCTGCGCGGATCTTTTCGCAGCCACTGCAGATCCAGTGAGTGACCAACTGGCGGTGATCTATTCGAACGACGGGATTCACCTGACCACCGCCGGGTATGAGCTATTTGCCGAGCAGATCGCACACATCCTGAAGCCGCTGTTGGCGCAAGACCAGCAATCATGAGTTCCATGCTCCAAGCCGTCACTGATCGAGGGTTTGATCGGGTGGTTGAGGCAAGCCGAGTGCCTGTTTTAGTGGAATTCTGGAAACCCGGGTGTGGCCATTGCCGAGCTTTGATGAAGGAATTGGAACAGTTGCAGCAGGAATGGGGCGAACAGGTACTCATCCTGACAATGAATGTCGATGAGGAGTTTCAGCTCCCCGCCGAGCTGGAAGTCTCCTCGCTTCCTGCCCTGGCGTTGTATCAAAATGGCGAGTTCGTGAAATTTATCGGAGGGCTTGGAAAGAAGGATGAGATTGCGAAACAAATCCAAATTGTGTTGGGTCGATGATCGGTCTCCGTGCAGATCAGTCTATAGCACTCGCCAGGTCCGACCGTCATTTTGGATCAATCGATCAGCTTCCACCGGTCCCCATGTACCGGCTTGATACTCGGGGAGCCACCGTTGTCCAGACTTGTCCCAGGCTTCGAGAATCTGGGTGATCCAGGCCCAGGATGCTTCCACAGCATCGCGCCGCATGAAACGAGAGGCATCTCCAGCCATCACATCGAGTAGGAGGCGCTCGTAGGCCTCTGGAGATGGCCGTCCAAATACTTCTCCATACTTGAAGTTCATTTCCACGGGATGGGTCTGCGCACGGGTACCCGGCACGCGTGAGACGATGCGGAGCGAGAGTCCTTCTTCGGGTTGAATCTTCAGTGTGAGGACATTCGGGGCTTGAGGATTCTGAGCATTGGCGTTGAAGAGGATCTGCGGAATATCTTTGAATTGGACGGCGACTTCACTGGCACGGAGAGGCAATGCTTTACCTGTTCTCAGGTAGAAGGGGACTCCGGACCACCGCCAGTTCTCGACGAAGCATTTGATGGCTACGTAGGTTTCAGTGGTGGAATTGGGCTGCACACCCTTTTCGCGGCGATAGCCGGGAACTGGTGTGCCGTGTACCGTTCCCTCTGTGTATTGAGCCCGCACGGTGCACTCGTCCACATCTTTGGTCGTGATGGGCCTCAAGCAGCGGAGCACCTCCATCTTGGCGTTCCGGACCACGTCCGGGTCCAAGGAGTAGGGTGGCTCCATGGCGACTAAACAGAGCAATTGCAGCAGATGGTTCTGGATCATGTCACGGAGTGCGCCGGCTTCTTCATAGTAGGTGGCACGAGTTCCCACGCCTTCCGCTTCACTTACTGTGATTTGGACGTGGTCGACGTACTTGTGATTCCAGATTGGTTCAAAAATGCTGTTGGCGAAGCGCACGACCATGAGATTTTGAACGGTCTCTTTCCCGAGATAATGATCGATTCGGAAGATCTGCGACTCGTCAAAGACACGGCCGGTGACTTCGTTGATGGCCTGTGCGGAGGCCAGATCGCGCCCGACCGGCTTTTCCACGATGATGCGTGTATAGGGCGAGCGAGCTCCAGGAGTTCCTGCCAGTCCAGAACGGGACAATCCCTCACAGACATCCGTGAAGGAACTGGGGGGAATGCTGAGATAGAAAATGCGGTTCCCGGGCAGTTGGAACCTACGCTCGAGTTCTTCGGCCCGTTCTTTCAGGCGCACATAGGTCTGTGCGTCGTCGTTACCTCCCGCCAAGTAAAACAGGTGTTGGGAAAAGGCATTCCACGTATCTTCGATGAGAGCCTGTCGGGAATGTTTGACGACGCCATCGCGGACGCTGGCTCGGAACTCTTCATCGCTCATGGGGGTACGACCCAGGCCGATCACAACATAATTCGACGGCAACAAACCATCGAGAAGCAGGTTGTAGACTGCCGGGATCAAACGCCGACGAGCCAAGTCACCTGAACCTCCGAAAATGACCAGGGTACAAGGCTCGACTGGCGGCAGTGGTTCCTGCGTGGGGTGGATATCGATTCGTTGACCATTCGCGTGAGTCATCAGGATCTCCTCAATGAGGCCAGACCATTACCGTCGGACCGAGTGGCCACCAAAGGCATTTCGCAGGGCTGCCAGCATCTTTTCAGCAAACGATTCGTCCTGCCGCGAGCGAAACCGCGTAAAGAGCGCTGTCGTGAGAGTGGGTACCGGCACGTCCTTCTCGATGGCATCGGCGATCATCCAGCGGCCTTCGCCGGAATCTTGCACGTACCCCTTCAGTTTTTCCAGCTTTTGATCGTCCTTGAGCGCGCCTGCAGCCAGTTCCAACAACCAGGATCGGACGACACTCCCGTGCATCCAGAGATCGGCCACGCGTGCCAAGTCCAGTTTGTATTCGCTCTTCGACATCAACTCAAATCCTTCGGCGTAGCCTTGCATCATGCTGTACTCAATGCCGTTGTGCACCATTTTCACATAGTGCCCGGCACCGGCCGCGCCGACGTGGGCCCAGCCGTTTTCAGGCGCCAGGGTTTTGAACACTGGTTCAAGCCGTTTGACGGCTGTGTTTTCTCCGCCGACCATGAGGCAATAGCCGACTTGCAGTCCCCAGATCCCTCCACTGGTTCCTGCATCAACATAGTGAATGCCTTTTTTCTTGAGCTCGGCAGCCCGTCGTACGTCGTCGTGAAACCTGGTATTTCCACCGTCCACGATGGTGTCACCTGGTTGCAACAATGCAGCTACCGCCTGGATAGTTTCTTCGGTCGGGGCTCCGGAAGGCACCATGACCCAGACAGCACGCGGGGCACTGAGCTTACTGACAAGATCAGCAAGGGATGAGG contains:
- a CDS encoding serine/threonine protein kinase — its product is MVNASSWTLQYVLVTLAILLAGPVLSKLPAAESLPLSLFGLTSSQTIRFIAEGIGLVALCMLSLRAFSQMPDNGRGFSFLRQLVPPVTTLFMVIVTDKTIRVTELVLRASVGPTRYALAYTAALTLSGIWITAAWLLHLKDLRRFFVQPVQSTRHQEPGASAENTDNIDSEQEQSESGAATPIHTTQNGPPSTLGRYKVFKELGRGSMGVVYLGKDPTIQRFVAIKTMRLDEIDDHDKLQEVKTRFFQEAESTGRLSHPNIVTIFDAGEEDDLGYIAMEMLQGTTLKQWSRKPNLLPLTKMIPILATVADAMDYAHQQGVVHRDIKPANIMLTTDEVVKIMDFGIAKMATSSKTQTNIVLGTPTYMSPEQISGKKVDGRSDIFSLGVVMFELLTGRPPFIADNISALLFAIAHTPHPSVKAIRQDLSPIVKKALDRALQKDPVHRYRRAGEFAMELRSCLEGLAA
- a CDS encoding PHP domain-containing protein, which gives rise to MSRLDLHLHTTHSDGSCTPTEVVNMAHQAGVTALAITDHDIMTGVPEAMTAGQQCGIEIIPGVEISSFTGNSELHVLGYFLDQQDPDLLARLKTLRDGRHRRNPQIIERLQTLGIDITYDEVRALAGSDSVGRPHIARALMDKHVVASAKEAFDRFLAEGKPAYVPRELPSPAEAICWIKAARGLAVLAHPTWVKVAGQPLVDLVRQLKADGLDGVEVYYSTHAARQTREYLSLAQQLGLLVTGGSDFHGLTKPDIEVGIGKGTLHIPASLLPKMKEAAGRL
- the folB gene encoding dihydroneopterin aldolase — its product is MHNMSGHVVIERLEFRSRCGVTPEERARPQPLALDLELDCRLEAAGLSDDLVHTIDYAKVAQRVVDIGTAQESQLLETLAERLMAALFDEFPIDHIKLWLRKLHPPISNVTRSVGISIERTRFTQHILRADPPPTRFLVQQLQRLPKGRVLDVASGSGRHALFLASLGYQVDAVDRDEQALARLSSSARIRHLTGISSRVLDLEQQPLQEPHLGHEAYDAIVVFFYLHRPLFPSLIDALKPGGMLLYETFTLENHVQRQHPKRREFCLTHSELLRLTSGLRILHYDEGLHEGTSESESVYTAQLVAQKSFTPEPST
- a CDS encoding HD domain-containing protein yields the protein MKEGQSQSLQTPASQDHSQPLLTHEKSLSRKIGQGSEAGDILDQQLVILGFQLITQLNTLIKTSKIHGRANAALDKPVETMLTLIETLAHDQAVTLWVQDDFLFLGENHLKVTAQQMLVVSSVLDALKKWKIGGLTFSSSASSKDLREFAHLFVTLDPATKSIEDFRQELLTLAVAGIELKDPRVLNLREDLPENRNSKAQHKVRSKTAYGKAADAVGSLTQSSRDGKALSFKQAKRAIQNIVDLMMQDESIMLGLTTLRCHDQYTHNHSVNVSLLSIALANRAGYPKIELADLGLAALFHDMGKSTIPLEVLNKPGEFTEDEWMMMRNHPTEGVLSLTQLRGITNLPTRMAAASFEHHMNLDYSGYPKLKTPWKLSLTGRILTIADCYDAMTSSRVYRREPMSPSKVLNMMLGKSGKSFDATLLKLFVNCVGIIPIGSLVVLDSDAFAVVLKPAADITESERPIVKVITDAQGTPIDNGPELDLTEKDDTGEYRHSIIRLVDNTEHKFDTSRYFV
- a CDS encoding thioredoxin; translation: MSSMLQAVTDRGFDRVVEASRVPVLVEFWKPGCGHCRALMKELEQLQQEWGEQVLILTMNVDEEFQLPAELEVSSLPALALYQNGEFVKFIGGLGKKDEIAKQIQIVLGR
- the zwf gene encoding glucose-6-phosphate dehydrogenase — translated: MTHANGQRIDIHPTQEPLPPVEPCTLVIFGGSGDLARRRLIPAVYNLLLDGLLPSNYVVIGLGRTPMSDEEFRASVRDGVVKHSRQALIEDTWNAFSQHLFYLAGGNDDAQTYVRLKERAEELERRFQLPGNRIFYLSIPPSSFTDVCEGLSRSGLAGTPGARSPYTRIIVEKPVGRDLASAQAINEVTGRVFDESQIFRIDHYLGKETVQNLMVVRFANSIFEPIWNHKYVDHVQITVSEAEGVGTRATYYEEAGALRDMIQNHLLQLLCLVAMEPPYSLDPDVVRNAKMEVLRCLRPITTKDVDECTVRAQYTEGTVHGTPVPGYRREKGVQPNSTTETYVAIKCFVENWRWSGVPFYLRTGKALPLRASEVAVQFKDIPQILFNANAQNPQAPNVLTLKIQPEEGLSLRIVSRVPGTRAQTHPVEMNFKYGEVFGRPSPEAYERLLLDVMAGDASRFMRRDAVEASWAWITQILEAWDKSGQRWLPEYQAGTWGPVEADRLIQNDGRTWRVL
- the gnd gene encoding decarboxylating 6-phosphogluconate dehydrogenase → MELGFIGLGKMGMNMVTRLRRDQHRVVVYDRSSDLIKQAEGQGAIGSSSLADLVSKLSAPRAVWVMVPSGAPTEETIQAVAALLQPGDTIVDGGNTRFHDDVRRAAELKKKGIHYVDAGTSGGIWGLQVGYCLMVGGENTAVKRLEPVFKTLAPENGWAHVGAAGAGHYVKMVHNGIEYSMMQGYAEGFELMSKSEYKLDLARVADLWMHGSVVRSWLLELAAGALKDDQKLEKLKGYVQDSGEGRWMIADAIEKDVPVPTLTTALFTRFRSRQDESFAEKMLAALRNAFGGHSVRR